One genomic window of Cydia pomonella isolate Wapato2018A chromosome 6, ilCydPomo1, whole genome shotgun sequence includes the following:
- the LOC133518923 gene encoding uncharacterized protein LOC133518923 has protein sequence MEPHSSDMKHKINEEKLFKQKVVQSAEAVRKKVKLIRDIKSNDNIMLEAMLKPITDPLSEMVKQNNNSNNASNLNISDTDFGNDRFKWNKSVKTLNYSPSEDGMKESLDNKTLLRKSTESNLNYSENELNDSDSTSHESDNQSDSDSTNNASFRTSDSYFSPREDPAWKKQYFNINIPFGVRNERGKLMLGSYPISVNDDKLLIGGESYFLTQGLNDLLFKKVPDLKLVTEDDKRSYKTLLLKTNAHRRDFDPNKPIKSNKGMKYLYVIKPLFKLSKQRTVSEELYVSGEGLPSMKKVKRDISYVYWDDPNELVERLKLLIASRDAGNTGLDNEIISIIEELREAGLTNII, from the coding sequence atggaaCCACATAGTTCGGACATGAAACATAAAATTAACGAAGAgaaattatttaaacaaaaagttgTCCAATCTGCTGAAGCAGTAAGAAAAAAAGTTAAGCTCATTCGTGATATTAAATCAAACGATAATATAATGCTGGAAGCAATGTTGAAACCAATCACAGACCCTCTTAGTGAAATGGTAAAACagaataataatagtaataatgctAGCAATTTGAACATTAGTGACACGGATTTTGGTAATGATAGGTTTAAATGGAACAAGTCggtaaaaacattaaattatagtCCTTCTGAAGATGGAATGAAAGAAAGTTTGGATAATAAAACATTACTGAGAAAATCAACTGAATCTAACTTAAATTATAGTGAAAATGAATTGAATGACAGTGATTCTACATCTCATGAAAGTGACAACCAAAGCGATTCTGACTCAACAAATAATGCTTCATTTAGAACGTCAGACTCGTACTTTTCTCCTCGCGAAGATCCTGCTTggaaaaaacaatattttaacattaacattcCATTTGGTGTGCGTAATGAGCGTGGTAAGCTAATGCTAGGATCTTATCCAATTTCTGTGAATGATGACAAGCTCTTGATAGGTGGAGAAAgctattttttaacacaagGCTTAAACGATTTATTGTTTAAGAAAGTACCTGACTTAAAATTAGTAACTGAAGATGATAAACGAtcatataaaacattattattgaAAACGAATGCACATAGACGTGACTTCGATCCGAATAAGCCAATAAAAAGCAACAAgggtatgaaatatttatacgtTATAAAACCTCTTTTCAAATTATCCAAGCAACGTACAGTAAGTGAAGAATTATATGTATCCGGCGAAGGTTTGCCATCAATGAAAAAAGTTAAAAGAGACATCTCATATGTGTATTGGGATGACCCAAACGAATTAGTAGAACGATTAAAACTGCTTATTGCATCGCGTGACGCTGGCAATACAGGGCTAGATAACGAAATCATATCTATCATTGAAGAATTACGTGAAGCCGGCttaacaaatattatataa